The following proteins come from a genomic window of Rutidosis leptorrhynchoides isolate AG116_Rl617_1_P2 chromosome 10, CSIRO_AGI_Rlap_v1, whole genome shotgun sequence:
- the LOC139872026 gene encoding SNAP25 homologous protein SNAP33-like: MFGLKKPHFHHGITKNNSVDPGFPGQHASNPFDSDDELDKKSTPNPARRTSSEPSVLTQDSRSALFDDDVKGSGYKLSYASRNKYKNDFVDSGGLENQDVQELEHYAAYKAEETTKTVNSALKIAENIREDATKTIITLHQQGEQITRTHMTAADIDQDLSRGEKLLGSLGGIFSRTWKPKKGRAIKGPTITRDDPALRKGAHLEQREQLGLTTTPSKGQRHSRTVLPEPTNAMQKVEYEKTKQDDALSDLSNILGELKNMAVDMGSEIERHNKALNPLEDDVDELNIRVKGANQRTRRLLGK, encoded by the exons ATGTTTGGGCTAAAAAAACCTCATTTTCACCACGGTATTACTAAAAACAACTCAGTTGACCCTGGATTCCCTGGTCAACATGCTTCAAATCCGTTCGATTCTGATGACGAGTTGGACAAAAAGTCAACCCCAAACCCTGCAAGAAGGACATCATCTGAACCTTCCGTACTGACCCAAGATTCAAGATCCGCTCTTTTTGATGATGACGTTAAAGGGTCAGGGTACAAGCTTAGTTACGCTTCAAGAAACAAATACAAAAATGATTTTGTTGATTCTGGTGGTTTGGAAAACCAAGATGTGCAAGAATTGGAGCATTATGCTGCATATAAAGCCGAAGAGACTACAAAAACTGTCAACAGTGCCTTAAAAATTGCAGAAAACATACGAGAAGATGCCACTAAAACTATTATTACTTTGCATCAACAGGGTGAGCAAATCACTAGGACCCACATGACTGCAGCTGATATCGATCAGGATCTTAGCAGG GGTGAAAAGCTTTTGGGTAGTCTTGGGGGAATCTTCTCGAGGACGTGGAAGCCTAAAAAGGGTCGTGCGATTAAAGGGCCGACAATTACAAGAG ATGATCCGGCACTACGAAAGGGTGCCCATTTGGAGCAACGAGAACAACTTGGTCTTACAACAACTCCGTCTAAGGGACAACGACATTCACGAACAGTGCTTCCCGAACCCACAAATGCAATGCAGAAAGTTGAG TACGAGAAAACAAAGCAAGACGATGCACTATCTGACTTGAGCAACATACTCGGCGAACTCAAAAATATGGCTGTTGACATGGGTTCCGAGATTGAAAG GCATAACAAAGCTCTTAATCCTCTTGAAGATGATGTTGATGAGCTCAATATTCGAGTTAAAGGTGCTAATCAACGTACGCGCCGTTTGCTAGGAAAATAG
- the LOC139873491 gene encoding uncharacterized protein encodes MLNSNRNSMEESEQEVMKHMCKLCNKCFPCGRSLGGHMRSHVINSTDHHQKMKLSSVNNISETSMKNNNNEVTNGSSNSNDLGYELRKDPKKTLKAVINGISSSNEYAVLDKICKECGKGFQSWKALFGHMKCHSDKISNSKTAISNQDSWIGQSSNEISGVKVRQIKKSRSRNGANKRCLLTCATTDPTVTTTTTTTASSSVSMNANITSTSVVSDIDQEQEVEIAMCLIMLSRNVATWDMNVIENGTKMKKTAKSEAHFNRLEKISIDRDEFDGQMKRKFECTTCNKSFHSYQALGGHKTSHKKLKGCFDSKNDDKNTIKSEPILDHAQMINGLCEKTSDNHHTTSSFNLGSSVKNTMVLGTHECSICFRIFSSGQALGGHKRSHLIAEAKLNQQNMNTAEKIDKPVYHEIRGFLDLNMPPEDCIEEQEQEGTMMMNTSTTGSGYNPWYYNHESTLLGLLSTS; translated from the coding sequence ATGTTAAATTCCAACCGAAATTCAATGGAAGAAAGTGAGCAGGAAGTGATGAAACATATGTGTAAGTTGTGCAACAAGTGCTTCCCTTGTGGCAGATCATTGGGAGGTCACATGAGGTCTCACGTGATCAACTCAACTGATCATCATCAGAAGATGAAGCTCTCCTCTGTTAATAACATCAGCGAAACCTCGATGAAGAACAATAACAATGAAGTCACTAATGGTTCTTCTAATTCGAATGATTTGGGTTATGAGCTTCGAAAAGATCCCAAAAAGACTCTAAAAGCAGTCATTAATGGTATTTCAAGTTCAAATGAGTATGCTGTTCTTGATAAGATTTGTAAAGAATGTGGAAAAGGTTTTCAATCTTGGAAGGCCTTATTTGGACACATGAAATGTCACTCAGACAAAATATCGAACTCCAAAACCGCAATTTCAAATCAAGATTCTTGGATCGGACAGTCAAGTAATGAAATTTCGGGTGTAAAAGTTCGTCAAATCAAAAAATCAAGGTCAAGAAATGGAGCAAATAAAAGATGTTTACTTACTTGTGCTACAACTGATCCTACTGTTACCACAACCACCACTACTACAGCTTCATCTTCGGTTTCTATGAATGCAAACATTACTTCAACAAGTGTTGTATCTGATATTGATCAAGAACAAGAAGTAGAGATTGCTATGTGTTTGATCATGCTTTCGAGAAATGTAGCAACATGGGATATGAATGTAATCGAAAATGGTACTAAGATGAAGAAAACAGCAAAATCCGAAGCTCATTTTAATAGATTGGAGAAAATTAGTATCGATCGTGACGAATTTGATGGCCAAATGAAGAGAAAGTTTGAGTGTACTACTTGCAACAAGAGTTTTCACTCTTATCAGGCACTTGGTGGCCATAAAACAAGTCACAAGAAGTTAAAGGGATGTTTTGATTCGAAAAACGACGATAAAAACACAATTAAAAGTGAACCCATTTTAGATCATGCACAAATGATTAATGGGTTGTGTGAAAAAACATCTGATAATCATCACACAACATCAAGTTTCAATCTTGGTAGCTCAGTGAAGAATACAATGGTTTTAGGAACTCATGAGTGCTCAATTTGCTTTAGAATATTTTCTTCAGGGCAAGCTTTAGGAGGTCACAAGAGATCACATTTGATAGCTGAAGCTAAACTAAATCAACAAAATATGAATACGGCTGAAAAAATCGATAAACCAGTTTATCATGAAATTCGAGGTTTTCTTGATCTGAACATGCCACCTGAAGATTGtatagaagaacaagaacaagagggGACAATGATGATGAATACAAGTACCACAGGGTCAGGGTACAATCCATGGTATTACAACCATGAATCAACACTACTTGGTTTGCTTTCAACAAGTTGA